A region of Vespula vulgaris chromosome 1, iyVesVulg1.1, whole genome shotgun sequence DNA encodes the following proteins:
- the LOC127063411 gene encoding UHRF1-binding protein 1-like isoform X4, translated as MVSIIKNQLLKHLSRFTKNLSADKINFSTFKGEGELTNLELDEIVLTDLLELPSWLRLTNAWCNQVSFRIQWTKLKSVPILLKLDEVHIEVETCEDLRNMSSNQGLSSYAGPAKYSLIHKVIDGITVTVNKVSVTFKSPAFIASVEMNRIVVESKSAAWQRCDLRTTRLKDPDRGQLLIFKELVWQTVRIEAQSTKDTNLTPLRLLTNQARCLITIKKRISDCFIMGSRLILILDDLLWVLTDSQLKAALHFIDSLGGLIEKATILERKTKAARKLEVLPEYQAQISQQSRTKNQFNTPISKLFSKHDVVETSYHFWSQRIDLHLCDDVGAGRSLHPDLKDGGALQISLVKFYIDYYPYHLAMADRKDWIKYRENVIPHIQWLQQSLSSFRSQFMDLIDSGRTQHSPLTRSQGNVTGSTTKGSGESVEKNSQSQSANVGSQDQKKFQYSSGNPVKNYVLEQLAKLMTTCIVIRIDDFTLFKVTTASRKPIPKEFITAQTRKKRPSGDRDRFCFPEDLTILHAEFTYYYYPGDITFPLPPPKFYVQVHPIQVNFDVCSCLWFNSFLLNLHHSLMKKNETSSLKNIMYFDVKIEAILPRIVFENQQDYPNQKDRPKSLHIQTSRALITNVRSVERSSRADLAQCLNTFQMGQMFFGAEFPSKENDFHVVTDKFLAHCAGTDNIRCAPPTFTSNSVNELIRQLHREFLWTEAKDVWCCNLEPVWGDFFGARAVGQNRPVPFFDAFPLTFWCHMNLESVTAETASSADIHGLAYISNLVSVQINHYQYLFLLRLSEVLSELTTYLAIDSNKILNVESGGSLIIGALIPQIEITFVMPSHTPGKENSGGDLESVVPDSSSIADDFAGSSAAWHSATQNAKVDFSIKRMNTSNDVETPQSEVSSMSMDFIHSATIEQPVVTFKQNGSSEKRERERDVHTSIAHEKQHTITEEEGLSLKQGDAIQKHNKPDLIPNTPFIPNNFNVGLSSMRKGFSNLMTSIDSALKASPEDGSSDTVSMRSDISSDSENYALINLQDQDKLEGIFAIDNTIRITAVEEASEVVEETPDTQSEKSVDSVCKRKDIISVTTFKLSKVEFIQQSSGYSSAIKVQVSNIKNDECPSIPWDEFQTKFSSRSRGWVELPSDSECRTCIKLRLDHDLKNKEDLLKLFQASRSKKTTNKSLEESKIIKGPTDSINLLDKQGIMDLFEDKLEINVTDVAMTLSMSSVTGLADLAEDEIIPKPIPMQVYLERIYLHLNEDRPPNNITSPGPIPIQLNISKLRIARDISGAFTIEPVVHSEGLSN; from the exons ATGGtgtcgattattaaaaatcaattacttaaACACTTATCAAG ATTTACTAAGAATCTATCAgctgataaaataaattttagtaCGTttaagggagaaggagagttAACCAACTTAGAATTAGACGAAATTGTTCTTACAGATTTGTTAGAACTTCCTTCATGGTTAAGATTAACAAATGCTTGGTGCAATCAAGTTTCTTTTCGTATACAATGGACCAAGTTAAAGAGTGTTCCTATTTTGTtg AAATTGGATGAAGTTCATATCGAAGTAGAAACATGCGAAGACTTAAGAAATATGTCTTCCAATCAAGGCCTGTCGTCTTATGCAGGCCCAGCaaaatattctcttattcATAAAGTGATCGATGGCATTACGGTTACTGTTAATAAAGTATCAGTTACTTTTAAAAGTCCTGCTTTTATTGCATCTGTAGaa ATGAATCGCATTGTCGTTGAATCTAAATCAGCTGCATGGCAACGTTGTGACTTAAGAACAACAAGACTAAAAGATCCAGATCGTGGccaattattgatttttaaggAATTAGTATGGCAGACTGTAAGAATAGAAGCTCAAAGTACTAAAGATACAAATCTGACACCTCTTCGTTTACTTACTAACCAAGCACGATGTTTAATtactataaagaaaagaatatcag ATTGCTTTATTATGGGTTCAAGACTGATACTCATATTAGATGATCTCTTGTGGGTCTTGACAGACTCTCAATTAAAAGCAGCATTACATTTCATAGATTCTTTAGGAGGTCTCATAGAGAAAGCAACTATACTagaacgaaaaacaaaagcaGCTAGAAAGTTAGAG GTTCTACCAGAATATCAAGCACAAATCTCTCAACAAAGTAGAACAAAAAATCAGTTCAATACAccaatatcaaaattattttcaaaacatGATGTTGTAGAAACGTCTTATCACTTTTGGTCTCAGAGAATTGATCTACATTTGTGTGATGATGTTGGTG CAGGTAGATCATTACATCCTGATTTGAAGGACGGTGGTGCTCTGCAAATATCTTTAGTTAAATTCTATATTGATTACTATCCGTATCATTTGGCAATGGCTGATAGAAAAGATTGGAttaaatatagagaaaatgtTATACCTCATATTCAATGGTTACAACAATCATTGAGTTCTTTCAGAAGTCAATTTATGGATCTGATTGATTCTGGCAGAACGCAACATTCTCCATTAACAAGAAGTCAAGGAAATGTTACAG GCAGTACTACAAAAGGTTCTGGAGAaagtgtagaaaaaaatagtcaATCACAGAGTGCGAATGTAGGATCTCAAGATCAGAAAAAGTTTCAATATTCTAGCGGAAATCcagtaaaaaattatgttcTCGAGCAGCTTGCAAAATTAATGACAACTTGTATAGTTATTAGAATTGATGATTTTACATTATTCAAAGTAACAACCGCATCACGTAAGCCTATACCAAAGGAATTTATTACAG CTCAAACGAGGAAGAAACGTCCATCAG GAGATCGAGACAGATTTTGTTTTCCTGAAGATTTAACTATTCTTCATGCAGAATTCACTTACTATTATTATCCTGGAGATATAACTTTTCCAT TGCCACCACCAAAATTTTATGTACAAGTACATCCAATTCAAGTAAATTTTGATGTATGTTCCTGCCTTTGGTTTAactcttttctattaaatcTGCACCATTCGcttatgaaaaagaatgagacatcaagtttaaaaaatattatgtattttgatGTAAAGATAGAAGCTATTCTTCCAAGG ATAGTTTTTGAAAATCAGCAGGATTATCCAAATCAAAAAGATAGACCTAAATCCTTGCACATTCAGACTTCTAGGGCATTAATTACTAATGTTCGATCGGTGGAAAGATCTTCAAGAGCTGACTTAGCACAATGTTTAAACACGTTTCAAATGGGCCAAATGTTTTTTGGAGCTGAATTCCCAAGCAAAGAGAATGATTTTCATGTCGTAACCGATAAATTTTTAGCACATTGCGCAg GTACAGATAATATCAGATGTGCACCACCAACATTTACCAGTAATTCAGTGAACGAATTAATACGACAATTACATCGTGAATTTTTATGGACAGAAGCGAAAGATGTTTGGTGTTGCAATTTAGAACCTGTTTGGGGTGACTTTTTTGGTGCTAGAGCAGTAGGACAGAATCGTCCGGTACCATTCTTCGATGCGTTTCCTTTAACTTTTTGGTGTCATATGAATTTAGAATCAGTAACTGCAGAAACCGCTTCTTCTGCAGATATTCATGGACTCGCATATATAAGCAATTTAGTTAGCGtacaaataaatcattatcaatatctttttttattaagattgTCAGAGGTTCTGTCCGAATTGACTACATATTTAGCTATCGATTCTAATAAGATATTGAACGTTGAATCTGGTGGTTCATTAATTATTGGTGCGTTAATACCACAAATAGAGATAACTTTTGTAATGCCTTCGCATACTcctggaaaagaaaattctggCGGAGATTTGGAATCTGTTGTACCTGATTCATCTAGTATAGCTGATGATTTTGCTGGATCATCCGCTGCTTGGCACAGTGCTACACAAAATGCAAAAGTTGACTTTAGCATAAAGAGGATGAACACAAGTAACGACGTTGAAACGCCACAAAGTGAAGTATCATCGATGTCTATGGATTTTATTCATTCTGCCACGATAGAGCAACCAGTTGTTACGTTTAAGCAGAATGGCAGTTCGGAAAAACGCGAACGTGAACGTGATGTACATACGAGTATCGCTCATGAAAAACAACATACGATAACAGAAGAAGAGGGTTTATCGTTAAAACAAGGAGATGCCATACAAAAACATAATAAACCAGACTTGATACCAAATACACCCTTTATTCCAAATAACTTTAATGTTGGTTTATCTTCTATGAGAAAAGGATTTAGTAATTTAATGACATCCATTGATTCTGCTTTGAAAGCGTCTCCTGAAGATGGTAGTAGTGATACCGTATCTATGAGGAGCGATATAAGCTCCGATAGCGAAAATTATGCATTAATTAATCTTCAAGATCAAGACAAATTGGAAGGAATATTTGCAATTGATAATACCATTAGAATAACTGCTGTGGAAGAAGCCAGtgaagtagtagaagaaacACCAGACACGCAAAGTGAAAAATCTGTTGACAGTgtttgcaaaagaaaagatata atatctGTTACCACGTTTAAACTATCCAAAGTTGAATTTATTCAACAATCTTCTGGCTATTCTTCGGCTATAAAAGTTCaagtatcaaatataaaaaatgatgagTGTCCATCTATTCCATGGGACGAATTTCAG acAAAATTCAGCTCTCGGTCAAGAGGTTGGGTCGAACTACCATCAGACTCGGAATGTAGAACGTGCATCAAATTACGTTTAGatcacgatttaaaaaataaagaagatttattgaaattattccaAGCTAGTCGGAGCAAGAAAACCACTAATAAATCATTGGAAGAGAGTAAAATAATCAAAGGGCCAACTGatagtattaatttattggACAAGCAGGGCATCATGGATTTATTTGAAGATAAATTGGAAATTAATGTAACTGATGTAGCTATGACACTATCCATGAGCTCTGTTACAGGTTTAGCAGATTTAGCAGAAGACGAAATTATACCCAAACCTATCCCAATGCAG gTGTATCTCGAAAGAATATATCTTCATTTGAATGAAGATCGGCCTCCAAACAATATAACATCACCAGGTCCAATTCCCATacaattgaatatatcaaaactTAGAATAGCAAGGGATATAAGTGGTGCCTTTACTATTGAACCAGTTG TGCACTCAGAAGGCCTTTCGAAT TAA
- the LOC127063411 gene encoding UHRF1-binding protein 1-like isoform X3: MVSIIKNQLLKHLSRFTKNLSADKINFSTFKGEGELTNLELDEIVLTDLLELPSWLRLTNAWCNQVSFRIQWTKLKSVPILLKLDEVHIEVETCEDLRNMSSNQGLSSYAGPAKYSLIHKVIDGITVTVNKVSVTFKSPAFIASVEMNRIVVESKSAAWQRCDLRTTRLKDPDRGQLLIFKELVWQTVRIEAQSTKDTNLTPLRLLTNQARCLITIKKRISDCFIMGSRLILILDDLLWVLTDSQLKAALHFIDSLGGLIEKATILERKTKAARKLEVLPEYQAQISQQSRTKNQFNTPISKLFSKHDVVETSYHFWSQRIDLHLCDDVGAGRSLHPDLKDGGALQISLVKFYIDYYPYHLAMADRKDWIKYRENVIPHIQWLQQSLSSFRSQFMDLIDSGRTQHSPLTRSQGNVTGSTTKGSGESVEKNSQSQSANVGSQDQKKFQYSSGNPVKNYVLEQLAKLMTTCIVIRIDDFTLFKVTTASRKPIPKEFITGDRDRFCFPEDLTILHAEFTYYYYPGDITFPLPPPKFYVQVHPIQVNFDVCSCLWFNSFLLNLHHSLMKKNETSSLKNIMYFDVKIEAILPRIVFENQQDYPNQKDRPKSLHIQTSRALITNVRSVERSSRADLAQCLNTFQMGQMFFGAEFPSKENDFHVVTDKFLAHCAGTDNIRCAPPTFTSNSVNELIRQLHREFLWTEAKDVWCCNLEPVWGDFFGARAVGQNRPVPFFDAFPLTFWCHMNLESVTAETASSADIHGLAYISNLVSVQINHYQYLFLLRLSEVLSELTTYLAIDSNKILNVESGGSLIIGALIPQIEITFVMPSHTPGKENSGGDLESVVPDSSSIADDFAGSSAAWHSATQNAKVDFSIKRMNTSNDVETPQSEVSSMSMDFIHSATIEQPVVTFKQNGSSEKRERERDVHTSIAHEKQHTITEEEGLSLKQGDAIQKHNKPDLIPNTPFIPNNFNVGLSSMRKGFSNLMTSIDSALKASPEDGSSDTVSMRSDISSDSENYALINLQDQDKLEGIFAIDNTIRITAVEEASEVVEETPDTQSEKSVDSVCKRKDIISVTTFKLSKVEFIQQSSGYSSAIKVQVSNIKNDECPSIPWDEFQTKFSSRSRGWVELPSDSECRTCIKLRLDHDLKNKEDLLKLFQASRSKKTTNKSLEESKIIKGPTDSINLLDKQGIMDLFEDKLEINVTDVAMTLSMSSVTGLADLAEDEIIPKPIPMQVYLERIYLHLNEDRPPNNITSPGPIPIQLNISKLRIARDISGAFTIEPVVTILDKNNSDKLNPNGNQQISKNEEREVELTSLRQTSKQLKSDNEELKRRLGTLERLSEENTKLLRIKEESDKIKTRYNSAQENIAILVKEKKALLETITELQNQIMGNGPGGSNRTSWSIKR; the protein is encoded by the exons ATGGtgtcgattattaaaaatcaattacttaaACACTTATCAAG ATTTACTAAGAATCTATCAgctgataaaataaattttagtaCGTttaagggagaaggagagttAACCAACTTAGAATTAGACGAAATTGTTCTTACAGATTTGTTAGAACTTCCTTCATGGTTAAGATTAACAAATGCTTGGTGCAATCAAGTTTCTTTTCGTATACAATGGACCAAGTTAAAGAGTGTTCCTATTTTGTtg AAATTGGATGAAGTTCATATCGAAGTAGAAACATGCGAAGACTTAAGAAATATGTCTTCCAATCAAGGCCTGTCGTCTTATGCAGGCCCAGCaaaatattctcttattcATAAAGTGATCGATGGCATTACGGTTACTGTTAATAAAGTATCAGTTACTTTTAAAAGTCCTGCTTTTATTGCATCTGTAGaa ATGAATCGCATTGTCGTTGAATCTAAATCAGCTGCATGGCAACGTTGTGACTTAAGAACAACAAGACTAAAAGATCCAGATCGTGGccaattattgatttttaaggAATTAGTATGGCAGACTGTAAGAATAGAAGCTCAAAGTACTAAAGATACAAATCTGACACCTCTTCGTTTACTTACTAACCAAGCACGATGTTTAATtactataaagaaaagaatatcag ATTGCTTTATTATGGGTTCAAGACTGATACTCATATTAGATGATCTCTTGTGGGTCTTGACAGACTCTCAATTAAAAGCAGCATTACATTTCATAGATTCTTTAGGAGGTCTCATAGAGAAAGCAACTATACTagaacgaaaaacaaaagcaGCTAGAAAGTTAGAG GTTCTACCAGAATATCAAGCACAAATCTCTCAACAAAGTAGAACAAAAAATCAGTTCAATACAccaatatcaaaattattttcaaaacatGATGTTGTAGAAACGTCTTATCACTTTTGGTCTCAGAGAATTGATCTACATTTGTGTGATGATGTTGGTG CAGGTAGATCATTACATCCTGATTTGAAGGACGGTGGTGCTCTGCAAATATCTTTAGTTAAATTCTATATTGATTACTATCCGTATCATTTGGCAATGGCTGATAGAAAAGATTGGAttaaatatagagaaaatgtTATACCTCATATTCAATGGTTACAACAATCATTGAGTTCTTTCAGAAGTCAATTTATGGATCTGATTGATTCTGGCAGAACGCAACATTCTCCATTAACAAGAAGTCAAGGAAATGTTACAG GCAGTACTACAAAAGGTTCTGGAGAaagtgtagaaaaaaatagtcaATCACAGAGTGCGAATGTAGGATCTCAAGATCAGAAAAAGTTTCAATATTCTAGCGGAAATCcagtaaaaaattatgttcTCGAGCAGCTTGCAAAATTAATGACAACTTGTATAGTTATTAGAATTGATGATTTTACATTATTCAAAGTAACAACCGCATCACGTAAGCCTATACCAAAGGAATTTATTACAG GAGATCGAGACAGATTTTGTTTTCCTGAAGATTTAACTATTCTTCATGCAGAATTCACTTACTATTATTATCCTGGAGATATAACTTTTCCAT TGCCACCACCAAAATTTTATGTACAAGTACATCCAATTCAAGTAAATTTTGATGTATGTTCCTGCCTTTGGTTTAactcttttctattaaatcTGCACCATTCGcttatgaaaaagaatgagacatcaagtttaaaaaatattatgtattttgatGTAAAGATAGAAGCTATTCTTCCAAGG ATAGTTTTTGAAAATCAGCAGGATTATCCAAATCAAAAAGATAGACCTAAATCCTTGCACATTCAGACTTCTAGGGCATTAATTACTAATGTTCGATCGGTGGAAAGATCTTCAAGAGCTGACTTAGCACAATGTTTAAACACGTTTCAAATGGGCCAAATGTTTTTTGGAGCTGAATTCCCAAGCAAAGAGAATGATTTTCATGTCGTAACCGATAAATTTTTAGCACATTGCGCAg GTACAGATAATATCAGATGTGCACCACCAACATTTACCAGTAATTCAGTGAACGAATTAATACGACAATTACATCGTGAATTTTTATGGACAGAAGCGAAAGATGTTTGGTGTTGCAATTTAGAACCTGTTTGGGGTGACTTTTTTGGTGCTAGAGCAGTAGGACAGAATCGTCCGGTACCATTCTTCGATGCGTTTCCTTTAACTTTTTGGTGTCATATGAATTTAGAATCAGTAACTGCAGAAACCGCTTCTTCTGCAGATATTCATGGACTCGCATATATAAGCAATTTAGTTAGCGtacaaataaatcattatcaatatctttttttattaagattgTCAGAGGTTCTGTCCGAATTGACTACATATTTAGCTATCGATTCTAATAAGATATTGAACGTTGAATCTGGTGGTTCATTAATTATTGGTGCGTTAATACCACAAATAGAGATAACTTTTGTAATGCCTTCGCATACTcctggaaaagaaaattctggCGGAGATTTGGAATCTGTTGTACCTGATTCATCTAGTATAGCTGATGATTTTGCTGGATCATCCGCTGCTTGGCACAGTGCTACACAAAATGCAAAAGTTGACTTTAGCATAAAGAGGATGAACACAAGTAACGACGTTGAAACGCCACAAAGTGAAGTATCATCGATGTCTATGGATTTTATTCATTCTGCCACGATAGAGCAACCAGTTGTTACGTTTAAGCAGAATGGCAGTTCGGAAAAACGCGAACGTGAACGTGATGTACATACGAGTATCGCTCATGAAAAACAACATACGATAACAGAAGAAGAGGGTTTATCGTTAAAACAAGGAGATGCCATACAAAAACATAATAAACCAGACTTGATACCAAATACACCCTTTATTCCAAATAACTTTAATGTTGGTTTATCTTCTATGAGAAAAGGATTTAGTAATTTAATGACATCCATTGATTCTGCTTTGAAAGCGTCTCCTGAAGATGGTAGTAGTGATACCGTATCTATGAGGAGCGATATAAGCTCCGATAGCGAAAATTATGCATTAATTAATCTTCAAGATCAAGACAAATTGGAAGGAATATTTGCAATTGATAATACCATTAGAATAACTGCTGTGGAAGAAGCCAGtgaagtagtagaagaaacACCAGACACGCAAAGTGAAAAATCTGTTGACAGTgtttgcaaaagaaaagatata atatctGTTACCACGTTTAAACTATCCAAAGTTGAATTTATTCAACAATCTTCTGGCTATTCTTCGGCTATAAAAGTTCaagtatcaaatataaaaaatgatgagTGTCCATCTATTCCATGGGACGAATTTCAG acAAAATTCAGCTCTCGGTCAAGAGGTTGGGTCGAACTACCATCAGACTCGGAATGTAGAACGTGCATCAAATTACGTTTAGatcacgatttaaaaaataaagaagatttattgaaattattccaAGCTAGTCGGAGCAAGAAAACCACTAATAAATCATTGGAAGAGAGTAAAATAATCAAAGGGCCAACTGatagtattaatttattggACAAGCAGGGCATCATGGATTTATTTGAAGATAAATTGGAAATTAATGTAACTGATGTAGCTATGACACTATCCATGAGCTCTGTTACAGGTTTAGCAGATTTAGCAGAAGACGAAATTATACCCAAACCTATCCCAATGCAG gTGTATCTCGAAAGAATATATCTTCATTTGAATGAAGATCGGCCTCCAAACAATATAACATCACCAGGTCCAATTCCCATacaattgaatatatcaaaactTAGAATAGCAAGGGATATAAGTGGTGCCTTTACTATTGAACCAGTTG TAACTATattggataaaaataattctgatAAATTGAATCCAAACGGTAACCAGCAAATTTCTAAAAACGAAGAACGTGAAGTAGAATTGACTTCTCTAAGACAAACCAGTAAACAACTGAAATCTGATAACGAAGAGCTCAAACGACGTCTTGGAACTTTAGAAAGACTTTcagaagaaaatacaaaattattacgtataaaggAAGAATCAGATAAGATTAAAACTCGTTATAATTCTGCACAAGAAAATATTGCAATtcttgttaaagaaaaaaaagcattacTAGAAACAATAACTGAGCTTCAAAATCAAATCATGGGTAATGGACCAGGAGGTAGTAATAGAACCTCATGGTCTATCAAGAGATAG